A single window of Nocardia sp. NBC_01327 DNA harbors:
- a CDS encoding MFS transporter — protein sequence MKSTAAQGHIPSPSSAEPPRRGRRLNGASYEHPAAFWIGVALTTIGVLLQLPMYFSARNMHYHLAGMPMTTEMVLGMVIVFAGVGCTFYSLFPRKQEAAARLGDISVAPLDDAPIKPAHIALLAVVAVALVIDAMKPVAFAFLTPGAASEYGLRGPLNPNAHALPIGLYPLAGISGTMVGSFLWGWLGDRIGRRASILLSAIIFIATSCCGTMPEYWMNLVTCFVMGLGVGGLLPITFVLLSETVPRRHRGWMMVLVGSALAGAYIVVSWLAGTWASSAHFGWRLLWLVGIPTGLLLLVLNRWIPESPRFLLQQGRAEEARAVMRRYGARLVESKSEPVVEDWSPAGSARLLGRRYLGLSAAVVLLAISIGTTQYGFQQWMPSNLQRLGLSEVNASTLLRNAAVIGMPLSVPIALLYGFWSSKRTVIMTGALMGVALVTFAVLGDHVVDNRALLYILLVVPVWGISILTSVLAAYTAEVYPTVIRARGSGLSAGATKAGGVFILACVVMAIAAPSIRVTAALGVIPLALALVALMMYGPETRNRQLEKITTRGPRARSRS from the coding sequence ATGAAATCAACTGCGGCACAAGGACACATCCCATCGCCGTCGAGTGCCGAGCCTCCGCGTCGCGGTCGCCGCCTCAACGGCGCCTCGTACGAGCACCCGGCCGCATTCTGGATCGGAGTCGCTCTCACGACAATCGGCGTACTACTTCAACTTCCGATGTACTTCTCCGCGCGGAATATGCACTACCACCTCGCGGGCATGCCCATGACCACAGAAATGGTCCTCGGCATGGTCATCGTGTTCGCCGGAGTCGGCTGCACCTTCTACAGCCTGTTTCCACGGAAACAGGAGGCCGCTGCCCGGCTGGGCGATATAAGCGTCGCGCCTCTCGACGACGCACCGATCAAGCCGGCCCATATCGCCCTACTCGCCGTCGTCGCGGTCGCCCTTGTGATCGATGCGATGAAACCGGTCGCGTTCGCCTTCCTGACCCCCGGAGCCGCAAGCGAGTACGGCCTCCGGGGTCCGCTGAACCCGAACGCGCACGCCTTGCCGATCGGGCTCTACCCGCTGGCAGGCATCAGCGGCACCATGGTCGGTTCGTTCCTCTGGGGATGGCTGGGTGACCGGATCGGCCGGCGTGCCTCGATCCTGCTCAGCGCCATCATCTTCATCGCGACCTCGTGCTGCGGCACGATGCCCGAATACTGGATGAATCTCGTCACCTGCTTCGTCATGGGCTTGGGTGTCGGCGGTCTGCTGCCGATTACCTTCGTGCTGCTGTCGGAGACGGTCCCGCGCAGACATCGCGGATGGATGATGGTGCTCGTCGGCAGCGCCCTCGCCGGTGCCTACATCGTCGTCAGCTGGCTCGCGGGGACCTGGGCGTCATCGGCACACTTCGGCTGGCGGCTGTTGTGGCTGGTCGGAATTCCCACCGGCCTGCTACTGCTGGTGCTCAATCGGTGGATACCCGAGTCCCCGCGTTTCCTGCTGCAGCAGGGTCGCGCGGAGGAGGCCCGGGCTGTCATGCGCCGCTACGGTGCGAGACTCGTGGAATCGAAATCCGAACCGGTGGTGGAGGATTGGTCGCCGGCGGGGTCCGCGCGGTTGCTCGGCCGCCGTTATCTCGGGCTGTCCGCCGCGGTGGTGCTGCTCGCGATCAGTATCGGCACCACCCAGTACGGCTTCCAGCAGTGGATGCCGTCGAATCTGCAGCGGCTCGGGTTGTCCGAGGTCAACGCCAGCACTCTGCTTCGCAATGCCGCCGTCATCGGGATGCCGCTGAGCGTTCCGATCGCGTTGCTGTACGGATTCTGGAGCAGTAAGCGAACAGTGATCATGACCGGTGCCCTGATGGGCGTCGCGCTGGTGACCTTCGCGGTGCTCGGCGACCACGTCGTCGACAACCGCGCCTTGCTCTACATCCTGCTCGTCGTCCCGGTTTGGGGCATCAGCATTCTCACTTCGGTTCTTGCCGCCTATACCGCCGAGGTGTACCCGACCGTGATCCGCGCACGCGGTAGCGGATTATCCGCCGGCGCAACGAAAGCCGGCGGTGTCTTCATTCTCGCCTGTGTCGTCATGGCGATCGCCGCCCCTTCCATCCGGGTGACTGCCGCGCTCGGGGTGATCCCGCTGGCCCTGGCGTTGGTGGCGCTCATGATGTACGGCCCTGAAACCCGGAACCGGCAGCTCGAGAAGATCACCACCCGCGGACCCCGCGCGAGGAGCCGGTCCTAG
- a CDS encoding alpha/beta fold hydrolase, which yields MPTIDVNGITLAYTDTGAPPSRPQAQTIVFGHGTLFGGWMFRHQIESLRSEFRCVAVDWRAHGNTPAPRTDYDMETLTADAAALITALGISPVHWVGLSSGGFVGQRLAIRHGTLLRSLVLLDTCASTAPKRVVHRNDLQAILFRILGPRILKHTVAPLMFSSAYLSSTEGQAVVDEWLDRLGKCDRGGIAHAMRAAMSRASVEIELSRITLPTLVVVGANDAMTPPRLARQMANSIPGAQFEEIPGSGHCSVLEQPTDVARILEQFFNTD from the coding sequence ATGCCGACCATCGACGTCAACGGCATCACCCTCGCGTACACCGACACCGGAGCACCACCCAGCCGGCCGCAGGCGCAGACCATCGTGTTCGGGCACGGAACGCTCTTCGGCGGATGGATGTTCCGGCATCAAATCGAATCCCTGCGCAGCGAGTTCCGCTGCGTCGCCGTCGATTGGCGCGCACATGGCAACACGCCAGCACCACGGACGGACTACGACATGGAAACTCTCACCGCCGACGCAGCGGCGCTGATCACCGCGCTTGGAATCTCCCCAGTCCATTGGGTGGGGCTATCCAGCGGTGGTTTCGTCGGACAACGTTTGGCCATACGGCACGGCACACTTCTACGGTCCCTGGTCCTGCTCGATACCTGCGCCAGCACCGCACCCAAAAGAGTCGTGCACCGAAATGACTTACAGGCCATCCTCTTTCGTATACTGGGACCACGGATATTGAAACACACCGTCGCACCGCTGATGTTTAGTTCTGCCTACCTCTCCAGCACGGAAGGCCAAGCGGTGGTTGATGAATGGCTCGATCGGCTTGGCAAATGCGATCGGGGGGGCATAGCGCATGCGATGCGGGCTGCAATGTCCCGCGCCTCGGTAGAAATCGAGTTGAGTCGCATAACCTTGCCGACCCTTGTCGTCGTCGGCGCGAACGACGCGATGACACCGCCCCGGCTCGCACGACAAATGGCCAACTCGATCCCAGGTGCACAGTTCGAGGAGATCCCCGGCTCAGGGCACTGCTCAGTCCTCGAACAGCCGACTGATGTCGCCCGCATACTTGAGCAGTTTTTCAATACCGACTGA
- a CDS encoding AMP-binding protein: protein MSEAAAASDPIITCGARTRRQSETHQRAGRLAAALADAGVGAGQRIAIMARNDIEFLEVSLAAATCGANPVPINTRWQAPEVAHILTDADVRMVFAHTEFVPIIEQAAKSAHVSPVIVEIAMPEGLTRETGVGRSPNQPTGRHAMFEEWIDAASEPLGWVEGAIADSMGLIYTSGTTGRPKGVLRQRMTPQQLLAIAGATAQRMGLTPGGQMLVAGPLYHTSPNAVALLALRMGTNITVMPRWNGEQFLKLVHQNRIQHAKIVPTMLSRLLSLPLDVRAHYDVTSLTHLIHSAAPCPPAVKRAAIDWFGAALWEFYGCSESGAITWTSSNDWLEHPGTVGRPLDGAAVVIFDERGTELPPRQIGRVFIKSADYWPDFDYLNQPSPNTTPRPGMITVGDLGYLDTDGYLYLTGRTSEVIIAGGVNIYPAEIEASISTLPHVEDVAVFGIPHPGDLGEQVAAHIITRPGAKLDETIIRTELVGQLADYKVPAVIRVVDELPRDDSGKIYKRQLRALYERR, encoded by the coding sequence ATGAGCGAGGCGGCTGCAGCGTCGGACCCGATCATCACCTGTGGCGCTCGGACACGGCGCCAATCGGAGACGCACCAGCGTGCCGGGAGACTCGCGGCCGCTCTCGCCGATGCCGGAGTCGGCGCGGGTCAGCGCATCGCGATCATGGCCCGCAACGACATCGAGTTCCTCGAGGTCTCCCTCGCCGCCGCTACCTGCGGCGCGAACCCGGTGCCGATCAATACGCGGTGGCAGGCACCCGAAGTCGCGCACATACTCACCGACGCCGATGTCCGAATGGTCTTCGCCCACACCGAATTCGTGCCCATCATCGAGCAGGCAGCCAAATCTGCACATGTCAGTCCGGTCATCGTCGAGATCGCGATGCCGGAGGGACTGACGCGCGAGACCGGCGTGGGCCGATCGCCGAATCAGCCGACCGGGCGGCACGCAATGTTCGAGGAGTGGATCGACGCGGCCAGTGAACCGCTGGGGTGGGTAGAGGGCGCGATCGCCGATTCTATGGGGCTGATCTACACCTCCGGTACCACCGGACGACCGAAAGGTGTACTGCGGCAGCGCATGACACCACAGCAGTTGCTCGCGATCGCCGGCGCGACGGCGCAGCGGATGGGATTGACGCCCGGAGGCCAGATGCTGGTCGCTGGGCCGCTTTATCACACCAGCCCCAACGCGGTGGCACTGTTGGCGCTGCGCATGGGCACCAACATCACCGTCATGCCGCGCTGGAACGGCGAGCAATTCCTGAAGCTGGTGCACCAGAACCGAATCCAACACGCCAAGATCGTCCCGACCATGCTCTCTCGGCTGCTATCCCTGCCTCTGGACGTGCGGGCCCATTACGACGTAACCAGCCTTACCCACCTCATCCATTCGGCTGCGCCCTGCCCGCCTGCAGTGAAACGAGCCGCCATCGACTGGTTCGGCGCCGCGCTGTGGGAGTTTTACGGCTGCAGCGAATCCGGTGCCATCACATGGACCAGCAGCAACGACTGGCTCGAGCACCCTGGGACCGTCGGCCGCCCACTGGACGGTGCCGCTGTCGTCATCTTCGACGAGCGCGGCACCGAATTGCCGCCCCGCCAGATCGGGCGCGTATTCATCAAAAGCGCCGACTACTGGCCCGATTTCGACTACCTCAACCAGCCCTCCCCAAACACCACGCCCCGGCCGGGCATGATCACCGTGGGTGACCTCGGCTACCTCGATACCGACGGGTACCTCTACCTGACCGGACGCACCAGCGAGGTGATCATCGCAGGCGGCGTGAACATCTACCCCGCCGAGATCGAGGCGTCGATCAGCACCCTCCCCCACGTGGAAGATGTCGCAGTCTTCGGAATCCCTCACCCTGGAGATCTCGGTGAGCAAGTCGCCGCGCACATCATCACCCGGCCCGGCGCGAAGCTCGACGAAACGATCATTCGTACCGAACTCGTAGGACAACTCGCCGATTACAAAGTCCCCGCAGTCATCCGCGTTGTCGATGAGCTGCCCCGCGACGACTCGGGCAAGATCTACAAGCGCCAGCTGCGTGCCCTCTACGAGCGCCGATAG
- a CDS encoding alpha/beta hydrolase family esterase: MDDPQDLATNVVVDRYVVDHGGRRRASTVVVPRNPVDTPALVLVLHGFLQTGDSMREFSTRAFDALAARGHAVVAYPDAIGREWNGARKAVMLSATAKTIDDVGFLRRLVEDLAEQHTIDRQRVFAVGYSLGGQMTIRLLHDAPDVLAGAVLIGCNLPAPENRSVSDQPGRAVPLLSIHGTADPLAPYEGGRVSFRGLFSKGAHLSALDTAQYFAARNGIDAPPTVQWLAPDRPSRTTVRRTDYTQADRSPVSLYTIVDGGHQIPGASKGPRFLYGKPSDNPVTVETMSTFFGLFQDR; the protein is encoded by the coding sequence GTGGATGATCCGCAGGACCTGGCTACGAACGTCGTCGTCGACCGATACGTCGTCGATCATGGAGGACGCCGGCGCGCCTCAACAGTGGTCGTTCCACGAAATCCGGTCGACACTCCGGCGCTCGTCTTGGTGCTGCACGGGTTTCTCCAGACCGGGGATTCGATGCGCGAGTTCAGCACCCGCGCCTTCGATGCCCTCGCGGCCCGCGGACACGCTGTCGTCGCGTATCCGGATGCTATCGGCCGCGAATGGAACGGGGCCCGGAAGGCGGTCATGCTGTCGGCAACGGCAAAAACCATCGATGACGTGGGATTTCTACGCCGATTGGTCGAGGACCTGGCCGAACAGCACACAATCGACCGCCAGCGGGTCTTCGCTGTCGGATATTCGCTCGGCGGCCAGATGACGATTCGGCTCCTGCACGATGCTCCGGATGTGCTCGCCGGCGCGGTATTGATCGGCTGCAATCTGCCCGCACCCGAGAACCGCTCGGTTTCGGATCAGCCGGGCAGGGCAGTGCCCTTGCTGTCCATCCACGGGACCGCGGACCCGCTGGCCCCGTACGAGGGTGGCCGAGTCAGCTTTCGCGGACTGTTCTCCAAAGGAGCTCATCTGTCTGCCCTCGACACCGCGCAGTACTTCGCAGCGCGCAATGGTATCGACGCTCCCCCGACCGTTCAGTGGCTCGCCCCGGACCGCCCTTCACGCACCACGGTCCGCCGAACGGATTACACGCAGGCAGACCGGTCACCGGTCAGTCTCTACACGATCGTCGACGGCGGTCACCAAATCCCCGGTGCCTCAAAAGGTCCACGGTTCCTGTACGGCAAGCCCAGTGACAACCCGGTCACGGTCGAGACCATGTCCACGTTCTTCGGATTGTTCCAAGATCGCTGA
- a CDS encoding GAF domain-containing protein yields MWYLIDAAEPEALLRYVPEEGSARWRSLYRAVRPNSLANLAHSVIVRAIETHASCTRSITIRGAAHNVVANPINGLDGRTLAVQLWAGDDGAELLDPPQVDAFVWDGQLWTLISAGAGGSVLPASHNLLHGAWFLSRIIECERRDQLITAAIDPQPDTEWQGPIQILTADDARTARVAGYFRYHEPHRLRGLLLQVEHGRDPGIVLPTYHNDATVALLGGTTALIDMRLMQIIEWLTPPLPQIAWRHHPTSGDTVASTSEGEWNLATTHLVHPDDKAIFLSMMADLATGRVFGAHSVVRLLTVDHDWLPIEIYTVPLPSGFPGSEGALRFFTSLIRPAGDLPIGRIAEPLRKVQL; encoded by the coding sequence ATGTGGTATCTCATCGACGCCGCCGAACCCGAGGCACTGCTGCGGTACGTGCCCGAGGAGGGCTCGGCGCGATGGCGGTCCCTTTACCGGGCTGTGCGCCCCAATTCCCTTGCGAACCTGGCTCATTCAGTGATCGTGCGAGCAATTGAGACTCATGCATCGTGCACTCGGTCGATCACTATCCGCGGCGCGGCGCACAATGTGGTGGCCAATCCGATCAACGGGTTGGATGGACGCACCCTCGCCGTGCAGCTCTGGGCTGGGGACGACGGGGCCGAACTCTTGGATCCACCGCAGGTGGATGCCTTCGTATGGGATGGGCAGTTGTGGACGCTGATCAGCGCTGGAGCTGGAGGGTCGGTGCTCCCGGCCAGTCATAATTTGCTGCATGGTGCCTGGTTCCTGTCCCGGATCATCGAGTGCGAACGCCGAGATCAGCTGATCACCGCCGCCATCGACCCACAGCCGGACACCGAATGGCAGGGTCCGATCCAGATCCTCACCGCCGATGATGCCCGCACAGCGCGGGTAGCAGGCTACTTTCGATATCACGAGCCGCACCGGCTGCGGGGACTGCTTCTACAAGTCGAACATGGACGCGACCCTGGCATCGTGCTGCCCACCTACCACAACGACGCGACTGTGGCGCTGCTCGGCGGTACCACCGCGTTGATCGATATGCGACTCATGCAGATCATCGAGTGGCTGACGCCCCCACTTCCACAGATCGCCTGGCGGCACCACCCAACGTCGGGGGATACGGTCGCGTCGACAAGTGAAGGCGAGTGGAACCTCGCGACAACGCATCTGGTTCATCCCGACGACAAAGCGATCTTTCTGAGCATGATGGCGGACCTGGCAACGGGCAGAGTATTCGGAGCTCACAGCGTTGTCCGACTGCTCACAGTCGACCATGATTGGCTGCCGATCGAGATCTACACCGTGCCTCTGCCGTCGGGTTTTCCGGGATCGGAGGGGGCTCTCAGGTTCTTCACCTCGCTCATTCGGCCTGCTGGTGACTTGCCAATAGGGCGGATAGCTGAACCGTTGCGGAAGGTTCAACTGTGA
- a CDS encoding GAF domain-containing protein, whose amino-acid sequence MRAAEDVLEVVPMVEIPMEASQSPNSGRPTSQHLPCDEKPRLASPADMPARIARCLHPNGTHSPKRWVVVERLGDANDVTVLVDGQYPRRFANLNRVTIATNIAIARRLPRLVERCAVSRRVAIDQLKLACGAPINIVANPFFGPYGHVRAVALWAGDADEGLPPLPNIGVLEWDATVVVSASASARSMLLDDQQVERLMLPEMLSHFDRFEDRSEFLALLSFDNPIDEWIGCATRTFGDGAVHRLHLAARATGAGIGRNVRAVVCDISDVEAPVPPDMYSSALRNVPVLPGHALALIDLNGLVIHDWVANDHDRIAGWAHHRPLLHPEDQAAIVSAGLEMLAGTSTTASVRARIRFDPDDDWIQLESHWTRIVTGDQPQVLADIAIVPPMPASVVDKCARCQGISDEAA is encoded by the coding sequence ATGCGCGCAGCCGAAGACGTCCTGGAGGTGGTTCCGATGGTCGAGATCCCTATGGAGGCATCGCAGTCTCCGAACTCTGGCAGGCCTACATCCCAGCATTTGCCATGCGATGAGAAACCGCGGCTCGCATCGCCGGCGGACATGCCTGCGCGCATCGCCCGATGCTTGCATCCCAACGGCACACACTCCCCGAAACGCTGGGTGGTGGTGGAAAGACTCGGCGACGCCAACGACGTCACAGTTCTTGTGGACGGTCAGTATCCGCGCCGGTTCGCCAACCTCAACCGCGTCACGATCGCGACGAACATCGCGATCGCCCGTCGGCTGCCGCGCCTCGTCGAGCGATGCGCGGTGAGCCGTCGGGTCGCGATCGACCAACTCAAGTTGGCGTGCGGAGCACCGATCAATATCGTTGCCAACCCGTTCTTCGGTCCATACGGACATGTCCGTGCGGTTGCCCTCTGGGCAGGCGACGCTGACGAAGGACTGCCGCCACTGCCGAACATTGGTGTCCTGGAGTGGGATGCCACGGTCGTGGTCTCCGCGTCCGCGTCTGCGCGCTCGATGTTGCTCGACGACCAACAGGTGGAACGACTCATGCTGCCGGAGATGTTGTCGCACTTCGATCGTTTCGAGGACCGCTCCGAGTTCCTGGCCCTCCTCAGCTTCGACAACCCGATCGATGAATGGATCGGTTGCGCCACAAGGACCTTCGGTGATGGTGCTGTGCACCGGCTTCACCTCGCTGCGCGTGCTACTGGTGCGGGAATCGGCCGCAACGTTCGTGCCGTCGTGTGCGACATTTCTGATGTCGAAGCGCCGGTGCCCCCCGACATGTACTCCAGTGCATTGCGGAATGTGCCGGTACTGCCCGGCCACGCCTTGGCTCTCATCGACCTGAATGGACTGGTCATTCATGATTGGGTTGCCAACGACCATGACCGGATCGCAGGATGGGCCCACCATCGACCCCTGTTGCACCCAGAGGACCAGGCCGCCATCGTCTCCGCGGGTCTCGAAATGCTCGCCGGCACTTCGACTACCGCGAGCGTGCGTGCCCGGATCCGATTCGATCCTGACGACGACTGGATCCAACTGGAATCGCACTGGACCCGAATTGTCACCGGCGATCAGCCCCAGGTGCTCGCGGACATCGCGATCGTTCCGCCGATGCCAGCATCTGTAGTCGACAAATGTGCTCGGTGCCAAGGGATTTCCGATGAAGCCGCCTAG
- a CDS encoding cutinase family protein produces the protein MVITACATAMTATAVSGTAVADESPSASSCPAVTGVFLPGTWETHAGADETQAVGLFAPVATALAQQFGSQFQYRFPAYAAEAFDGMAYSDSKATGVAAVRRVVGDIAGACPATKFVLAGYSQGADAMGDVGASIGCNGDPLTADRVLGVGLVADPKQGTSGGKLIGPSVDGQGIAGTRASGFCALSAVTAEICATKDKYCATNSSEDPITAGIGRALTQSGDSTATGSDSGTSQKDDLGHALSTDLSADKIADLPATLTHLGSQATAGTDSSALSATASDAAKTLQPLVDLSTWVANTPDAQKKLSDASDGSADKLAGSVLDGVRRSDVSTALDALSDLSTQSPKTNDKTDRAQDAQTAANAVAPLTDSLSSSTSDLASQAAQVLAVLKPTVIVNQLVNVVENGLSFAQNVPTLADTLGQMIGLLGNPAMDTAGKVNGLHEMFGQLNNLFQPLAKMAAGVDLHTASRLIAMIPDPSGTAQIVSAIVGVLANLDVAKLAGQVGQLQDKVWALAQTISSGGDLLAVGARLLDFVPTALGFATLALNTLTGQSSSSEGTQSTTDLSGLSKSLTTKTDAAGGDGVDALSKLLSEGADAVSFLTSGVHESYDHYVVDSDGRTAVQWLSDWFSNRIRHVVGVV, from the coding sequence GTGGTGATCACGGCCTGCGCGACCGCAATGACCGCGACCGCTGTCTCGGGCACCGCAGTAGCGGACGAATCCCCGTCAGCATCGAGCTGCCCGGCGGTGACGGGTGTGTTCCTGCCCGGGACCTGGGAAACACATGCGGGCGCTGACGAAACCCAGGCTGTGGGCTTGTTCGCACCGGTGGCGACGGCGTTGGCACAGCAGTTCGGCTCCCAGTTCCAATATCGGTTCCCCGCGTACGCCGCCGAGGCGTTCGACGGCATGGCCTACAGCGACAGCAAGGCCACCGGCGTCGCGGCCGTCCGGCGGGTCGTCGGCGATATCGCAGGTGCCTGTCCTGCAACGAAATTCGTCCTGGCCGGCTACAGCCAGGGCGCCGACGCGATGGGCGATGTCGGCGCCTCGATCGGATGCAACGGGGATCCCCTCACTGCGGATCGAGTACTCGGGGTAGGACTTGTCGCTGATCCGAAGCAGGGCACCTCCGGCGGCAAGCTGATCGGACCCTCGGTAGACGGTCAGGGCATCGCCGGCACCCGCGCGAGCGGATTCTGTGCCTTGTCGGCGGTGACCGCGGAAATCTGTGCCACTAAGGACAAATACTGCGCCACGAACTCAAGTGAAGACCCGATCACCGCAGGCATCGGGCGTGCGCTGACCCAGTCTGGCGACTCGACGGCCACCGGCAGCGACAGCGGTACGAGCCAGAAAGACGATCTGGGGCACGCACTCTCGACTGATCTGTCGGCGGACAAGATCGCGGATCTGCCCGCGACCCTCACCCATCTGGGCAGCCAGGCGACCGCCGGCACGGACTCGTCCGCACTGAGCGCCACTGCCTCCGATGCTGCGAAAACCCTTCAGCCCCTGGTCGATCTGAGTACCTGGGTCGCCAATACCCCCGACGCGCAGAAGAAGCTATCGGACGCGTCGGACGGTTCCGCGGACAAACTCGCCGGGTCCGTTCTCGACGGGGTACGACGTTCCGACGTCAGCACCGCATTGGATGCGCTGTCGGATCTCAGCACACAGAGCCCGAAGACCAACGACAAGACCGACCGAGCACAGGATGCTCAAACGGCCGCGAATGCCGTAGCGCCCCTGACGGATTCGCTGTCCTCCTCCACCTCCGATCTGGCCTCGCAGGCCGCGCAGGTCCTGGCGGTGCTCAAGCCCACGGTCATTGTCAACCAGCTGGTGAACGTCGTCGAAAACGGATTGTCGTTCGCGCAGAACGTCCCCACCCTGGCAGACACGCTGGGACAGATGATCGGACTGCTCGGGAACCCGGCAATGGACACCGCCGGCAAGGTGAACGGACTGCACGAGATGTTCGGGCAGCTGAACAATCTGTTCCAGCCGCTGGCGAAGATGGCCGCCGGAGTCGACCTGCACACCGCGTCCCGGCTGATCGCGATGATCCCGGATCCGAGCGGCACCGCTCAAATCGTCTCGGCGATAGTGGGTGTACTGGCCAACCTCGACGTGGCGAAACTGGCAGGGCAGGTCGGTCAGCTGCAGGACAAGGTGTGGGCGCTGGCCCAAACCATCAGCAGCGGAGGCGATCTGCTCGCCGTCGGCGCCCGCCTACTCGACTTCGTCCCCACCGCACTCGGATTCGCCACGCTGGCACTGAACACCCTCACCGGACAGTCGAGTTCCTCAGAGGGAACGCAGAGCACGACCGATCTGAGCGGATTGTCGAAATCGCTCACCACCAAGACCGATGCAGCCGGCGGCGACGGCGTCGACGCGCTCTCGAAGCTGCTGTCCGAGGGTGCGGACGCGGTGTCGTTCCTGACCTCGGGTGTGCACGAAAGCTACGACCACTACGTCGTGGATTCCGATGGTCGTACCGCGGTGCAGTGGCTGAGCGACTGGTTCAGCAACCGTATCCGCCATGTCGTCGGAGTGGTGTGA
- a CDS encoding peptidoglycan DD-metalloendopeptidase family protein: MDLASAAGTAILAATDGTVAAAGPAEGFGNWIIIDTQIDGSLLSTVYGHMFDDGVNVTVGQQVQVGQRIGAVGSNGEATGPHVHFEVVPGGRLQGGHQIDPVPWLAQHGAAIDITDAVAQQIATTTTADATSTAKTTGGAKTSRARFGVAQEAGFSAGCMPVVASGSGGGPDLRAGSVPAAFEPWIRRAATTCAEVTGPLMAGQEEQESGFNTDAVSPDGARGPAQFMPGTWATYGIDVEGKGYADVTSIPDAVMSQARYDCDLAQSAKNGLAQGTLHGDLTELWLSMYNCGPAGTFAAGGVCQNSQTLNYVKAIPALATKYAAALGGSS; the protein is encoded by the coding sequence GTGGATCTGGCCTCCGCGGCGGGCACCGCGATCCTGGCGGCCACCGACGGCACGGTGGCTGCGGCCGGCCCAGCGGAGGGGTTCGGGAACTGGATCATCATCGACACCCAGATCGACGGCAGCCTGCTCTCGACCGTGTACGGGCACATGTTCGACGACGGCGTGAACGTCACTGTCGGACAACAAGTCCAGGTCGGACAGCGCATCGGCGCGGTGGGAAGCAACGGCGAGGCCACCGGCCCGCATGTGCACTTCGAGGTGGTGCCGGGTGGACGGCTGCAGGGCGGTCATCAGATTGACCCCGTGCCGTGGCTGGCGCAACACGGCGCCGCAATCGACATCACTGATGCGGTGGCGCAGCAAATCGCGACTACGACAACCGCCGATGCGACGAGCACTGCGAAGACGACGGGCGGCGCGAAGACATCACGAGCGAGATTCGGTGTCGCACAAGAGGCCGGTTTCTCCGCGGGATGTATGCCGGTCGTCGCGAGCGGCAGCGGTGGCGGCCCGGATCTGAGGGCCGGCTCTGTCCCTGCGGCATTCGAACCGTGGATCCGCCGGGCGGCCACCACCTGCGCGGAAGTGACCGGACCTTTGATGGCCGGGCAGGAGGAACAGGAATCGGGGTTCAACACCGACGCGGTATCGCCGGACGGTGCCCGGGGGCCGGCACAGTTCATGCCCGGGACATGGGCGACATACGGCATCGATGTGGAAGGCAAGGGGTATGCCGACGTCACCTCGATTCCCGATGCGGTGATGTCGCAGGCACGCTACGACTGCGACCTGGCCCAAAGCGCGAAAAATGGTCTGGCGCAAGGAACGTTGCACGGTGACCTGACCGAGTTGTGGCTGAGCATGTACAACTGCGGCCCCGCCGGCACCTTCGCGGCCGGGGGAGTCTGTCAGAACTCCCAAACCCTGAACTACGTGAAAGCCATCCCCGCTTTGGCCACCAAGTACGCCGCGGCACTGGGTGGCTCGTCATGA